The Hyalangium gracile genome includes a window with the following:
- a CDS encoding 3-phosphoshikimate 1-carboxyvinyltransferase — protein sequence MSQLHVDPSHLKAASLIPPVSKSDAQRAMVLAHLTGHWPLAALQSEAETDLPADVRVLKRGVEALRQPAGPLRDVDCADGGAPFRILVTQSAVTPGVHVRLTGTPRLGERPHGPLFKSLREALGPSGLSLTEGSPWPVEIRAPTKTGEPVFRVPGDQSSQYASSLLLGCAALFLREHRPWSVEIQGTLTSAGYLELTVSWLRRFGFTVEESGSRFTVTAHQASKSAPPMPGDWSSLGYLLLIAWRTGGSVERADPSSAHPDQAILRLVQPAGLTPVPGPDLSMRMEGQARDGLVASGKECPDLLPTLAALACVLPRPSTLTDVGILRLKESDRLEGIRTLVSAYGGTTTLEGETLTITPPKAPPAHFAMDSRGDHRLAMVSATLSILSGARLTLTGPECVEKSFPGFWRQVERVGVRLSE from the coding sequence ATGAGTCAGCTCCACGTCGACCCCTCCCACCTGAAGGCCGCGAGCCTCATCCCTCCCGTCTCCAAGTCGGACGCCCAGCGCGCCATGGTGCTGGCGCACCTCACGGGCCACTGGCCCCTGGCCGCGCTCCAGTCCGAGGCGGAGACAGACCTGCCCGCGGACGTCCGCGTCCTCAAGCGAGGCGTGGAGGCCCTGCGCCAGCCCGCCGGCCCCCTGCGGGACGTGGACTGCGCGGACGGAGGCGCCCCGTTCCGCATCCTCGTCACCCAGTCGGCGGTGACGCCGGGCGTCCACGTGCGCCTCACCGGTACCCCGCGCCTGGGCGAGCGCCCCCACGGCCCGCTCTTCAAGTCCCTCCGCGAGGCCCTGGGCCCCTCGGGGCTCTCGCTCACCGAGGGCTCCCCCTGGCCCGTGGAGATCCGCGCCCCCACCAAGACAGGTGAGCCCGTCTTCCGAGTGCCCGGAGACCAGAGCAGCCAGTACGCCTCCAGCCTCCTCCTGGGCTGCGCGGCCCTCTTCCTGCGCGAGCACCGCCCCTGGAGCGTGGAGATTCAAGGCACGCTGACGAGCGCCGGCTACCTGGAGCTCACCGTCTCGTGGCTGCGGCGCTTCGGCTTCACCGTGGAGGAGAGCGGCTCGCGCTTCACGGTGACGGCCCACCAGGCCTCCAAGAGCGCCCCGCCCATGCCGGGAGACTGGTCCTCGCTGGGCTACCTGCTCCTCATCGCCTGGCGTACCGGCGGCAGCGTGGAGCGGGCCGACCCCTCCAGCGCCCACCCGGACCAGGCCATCCTGCGCCTGGTGCAGCCCGCGGGCCTCACTCCCGTCCCGGGGCCGGACCTGTCCATGCGCATGGAGGGGCAGGCGCGCGACGGGCTGGTGGCCTCCGGCAAGGAGTGCCCGGACCTGCTCCCCACCCTGGCCGCGCTCGCCTGCGTGCTGCCGCGCCCGTCCACCCTGACGGACGTGGGCATCCTCCGCCTCAAGGAGAGTGACCGGCTGGAGGGCATCCGCACCCTGGTGTCCGCCTACGGGGGAACCACCACCCTGGAGGGTGAGACGCTGACCATCACGCCTCCCAAGGCCCCTCCGGCCCACTTCGCCATGGACAGCCGAGGCGACCACCGGCTCGCCATGGTGTCCGCCACCCTCTCCATCCTCTCGGGAGCCCGCCTGACGCTCACCGGACCCGAGTGCGTGGAGAAGAGCTTTCCCGGTTTCTGGAGGCAGGTGGAACGGGTGGGTGTACGCCTATCTGAATGA
- a CDS encoding citrate synthase: MPKDTLTITDNRTGKTYEVPIENGCIRTHALRQIKVSEEDFGLMGYDPAFLNTANCRSAITYIDGDKGILEYRGYPIEQLAEKSSFLEVAYLLLNGELPTPKELEQFIHLVTHHTYVHENIKTFMDGFRYDAHPMSMLASTVAALSGFYPDAKNTKDEQSRRIQITRLIAKMPTIAAFSFRHSMGLPYIYPDNDLSYVANFLAMIRRIGTATYKVHPTLERALDLLFILHADHEQNCSTTSVRTVGSSEVDPYSAVSAGIGALYGPLHGGANEAVLRMLREIGHVSKIPDFIKAVKSGEGEKKLMGFGHRVYKSYDPRAKVIKRVADEVFDVTGKNPLLDIAVELERIALQDEYFVKRKLYPNVDFYSGLIYEAMGFPVEMFPVLFAIPRTVGWCAQWEEMVKDPEQKIARPRQVYTGSKRRDYVSMDKRTATK; encoded by the coding sequence ATGCCCAAGGACACGCTGACGATCACGGACAACCGGACCGGGAAGACGTACGAAGTCCCGATCGAGAATGGCTGTATTCGCACTCACGCGCTCAGGCAGATCAAGGTCAGTGAGGAAGACTTCGGTCTGATGGGTTACGACCCGGCGTTCCTGAACACCGCCAACTGTCGCAGCGCCATCACGTACATCGACGGCGACAAGGGCATCCTGGAGTACCGCGGCTACCCCATCGAGCAGCTCGCGGAGAAGTCATCCTTCCTCGAGGTGGCCTACCTGCTGCTCAACGGCGAGCTGCCCACCCCGAAGGAGCTCGAGCAGTTCATCCACCTCGTGACGCACCACACGTACGTGCACGAGAACATCAAGACCTTCATGGACGGGTTCCGCTACGACGCGCACCCCATGTCCATGCTGGCCTCCACGGTGGCGGCGCTCTCCGGCTTCTACCCGGACGCCAAGAACACCAAGGACGAGCAGAGCCGCCGCATCCAGATCACCCGGCTCATCGCCAAGATGCCCACCATTGCCGCCTTCTCGTTCCGGCACAGCATGGGCCTGCCCTACATCTACCCGGACAATGATCTGTCCTACGTCGCCAACTTCCTGGCGATGATCCGCCGCATCGGCACGGCCACCTACAAGGTGCACCCGACGCTGGAGCGCGCGCTCGACCTGCTCTTCATCCTCCACGCCGACCACGAGCAGAACTGCTCCACCACCTCGGTGCGCACGGTGGGCTCCTCCGAGGTGGATCCGTACTCGGCGGTGAGCGCGGGCATCGGCGCGCTCTACGGCCCGCTGCACGGCGGCGCCAACGAGGCCGTGCTCCGCATGCTGCGCGAGATCGGCCACGTCTCGAAGATCCCCGACTTCATCAAGGCGGTGAAGAGCGGCGAGGGCGAGAAGAAGCTGATGGGCTTCGGCCACCGCGTCTACAAGTCGTACGACCCGCGCGCCAAGGTCATCAAGCGCGTGGCGGACGAGGTGTTCGACGTGACGGGCAAGAACCCGCTGCTGGACATCGCCGTGGAGCTCGAGCGCATCGCCCTGCAGGACGAGTACTTCGTCAAGCGCAAGCTCTACCCGAACGTGGACTTCTACTCGGGCCTCATCTACGAGGCGATGGGCTTCCCGGTGGAGATGTTCCCCGTCCTCTTCGCCATCCCGCGCACGGTCGGCTGGTGCGCCCAGTGGGAGGAGATGGTGAAGGATCCGGAGCAGAAGATCGCCCGGCCGCGCCAGGTCTACACGGGCTCCAAGCGCCGCGACTACGTCTCCATGGACAAGCGCACCGCCACCAAGTAG
- a CDS encoding AMP-dependent synthetase/ligase — protein MEQPKTMVHVLHEQATRHEHRPALWRRRGRTYVPTSWREYAQRVTRFALGLHSLGFKPQGVLAIQSFNREEWLVADLAAMALGGVPMGIYTTSSAEQIEYILQHSEAEFVLVQNEKYLSGMMALRERLPRLRHIIVMDPPEKLPEGVLRYSEVLELGTGADEGPYWERVNALKSEGLATLIYTSGTTGNPKGVMLTHHNLVWTAEKLVQAVHFGEERRMLSYLPLSHIAEQVLSLHGPLLLGAQVFFADSFEAVPENLKEARPTFFFGVPRVWEKFKAKAEKGMQEQPAVRQKVLAWARGVATRYHTLALRHEKVPLALEAQYRLAQRLVFAPLHQRIGFDKVEYFSVGAAPIGRDVLDFFASIDIVIREVWGMSELTGPATINTVEATKLGSVGRPMVGVEVRIAEDGEILVRGGNVCHGYYKDANATAELLEDGWLHTGDVGMLDGEGYAHITGRKKEIIVTSGGKKSAPGNIETLLKAVPPVSQAVVIGDRRNYLVALLTLDAEAAQALAREKGWPTEPAALANEPRLHQYLEQAIERDVNPKLARFETIKRFKILPKDFSIDAGEMTPSLKVRRGIVEKKYAADIESLYAESASSEAQAG, from the coding sequence ATGGAACAGCCCAAGACGATGGTGCATGTGCTCCACGAGCAGGCCACGCGGCACGAACATCGCCCGGCGCTCTGGAGACGGCGAGGCAGGACGTATGTGCCCACCTCCTGGCGGGAGTACGCCCAGCGCGTCACCCGGTTCGCGCTGGGGCTGCACTCGCTGGGCTTCAAGCCCCAGGGGGTGCTGGCCATCCAGAGCTTCAATCGCGAGGAGTGGCTGGTGGCGGATCTGGCCGCGATGGCGCTCGGCGGGGTGCCCATGGGCATCTACACCACCAGCAGCGCGGAGCAGATCGAGTACATCCTCCAGCACTCCGAGGCGGAGTTCGTCCTGGTGCAGAACGAGAAGTACCTCTCCGGGATGATGGCGCTCCGGGAGCGGCTGCCCCGGCTGCGCCACATCATCGTCATGGATCCGCCCGAGAAGCTGCCGGAGGGCGTGCTGCGCTACTCGGAGGTGCTGGAGCTGGGCACCGGCGCGGACGAGGGGCCCTACTGGGAGCGCGTCAACGCGCTGAAGAGTGAGGGGCTGGCCACCCTCATCTACACCTCGGGGACGACGGGAAACCCCAAGGGGGTGATGCTCACCCACCACAACCTGGTGTGGACGGCGGAGAAGCTCGTCCAGGCGGTGCACTTCGGCGAGGAGCGGCGGATGCTCTCGTATCTGCCGCTATCGCACATCGCCGAGCAGGTGCTGTCGCTCCACGGCCCGCTGCTGCTGGGAGCGCAGGTGTTCTTCGCGGACTCCTTCGAGGCGGTGCCGGAGAACCTGAAGGAGGCGCGGCCCACCTTCTTCTTCGGCGTGCCCCGCGTGTGGGAGAAGTTCAAGGCGAAGGCGGAGAAGGGGATGCAGGAGCAGCCGGCGGTGCGCCAGAAGGTGCTGGCGTGGGCGCGCGGCGTGGCCACGCGCTACCACACGCTGGCGCTGCGCCACGAGAAGGTGCCCCTGGCGCTGGAGGCGCAGTACCGGCTGGCCCAGCGCCTGGTGTTCGCGCCGCTGCACCAGCGCATCGGCTTCGACAAGGTGGAGTACTTCTCCGTGGGCGCGGCGCCCATCGGGCGGGACGTGCTGGACTTCTTCGCCTCCATCGACATCGTCATCCGCGAGGTGTGGGGCATGTCCGAGCTGACGGGCCCCGCGACGATCAACACCGTGGAGGCCACCAAGCTGGGCAGCGTGGGGCGGCCCATGGTGGGCGTGGAGGTCCGCATCGCCGAGGATGGGGAGATCCTCGTGCGCGGCGGCAACGTGTGCCACGGCTACTACAAGGACGCCAACGCCACCGCGGAGCTGCTGGAGGATGGGTGGCTGCACACCGGGGACGTGGGCATGCTGGACGGCGAGGGCTATGCCCACATCACCGGCCGCAAGAAGGAGATCATCGTCACCTCCGGCGGGAAGAAGTCGGCGCCCGGCAACATCGAGACGCTGCTCAAGGCCGTGCCGCCGGTGAGCCAGGCCGTGGTGATTGGTGATCGGCGCAACTACCTGGTGGCGCTGCTGACGCTGGACGCGGAGGCCGCGCAGGCGCTGGCCCGGGAGAAGGGCTGGCCCACGGAGCCGGCCGCGCTGGCCAACGAGCCGCGGCTGCACCAGTACCTGGAGCAGGCCATCGAGCGGGACGTCAACCCGAAGCTGGCCCGCTTCGAGACGATCAAGCGCTTCAAGATCCTCCCGAAGGACTTCTCCATCGACGCGGGGGAGATGACGCCCAGCCTGAAGGTCCGCCGCGGCATCGTGGAGAAGAAGTACGCCGCCGACATCGAGTCCCTGTACGCGGAGAGCGCTTCCTCCGAGGCCCAGGCGGGCTGA
- a CDS encoding bifunctional nuclease family protein: MKTPNRASLFLAPISAVVLALVGLLFLPAFSAQPAHAAPPPLTGAEPCITEEGGDPAACKELVELVVRDVVPLEEAQTHAVVLSTEDGQIVLPVFVDEAAAVAIAFRLAHMEPPQPLAQDLLDDVVVKLGAHVTEVRIDDLRGDIYTGRVFLQQGKKRLELDARPADSIAMALDGKARIRVTRKVLSQAGINRDDIDSLHGDQGPGVGGSGPVEPELEPVPMGHPPIKSKEISL, translated from the coding sequence GTGAAAACACCCAACCGCGCCAGTCTGTTTCTCGCTCCCATCTCCGCCGTGGTGCTGGCGCTGGTGGGCCTGTTATTCCTTCCCGCATTCTCCGCCCAACCGGCGCATGCCGCACCGCCGCCCCTGACTGGCGCGGAGCCCTGCATCACCGAGGAGGGCGGCGATCCCGCCGCGTGCAAGGAGCTCGTCGAGCTCGTGGTTCGTGACGTGGTGCCCCTGGAGGAGGCCCAGACGCACGCCGTGGTGCTCTCCACGGAGGACGGCCAGATCGTCCTGCCCGTCTTCGTGGACGAGGCGGCGGCCGTGGCCATCGCCTTCCGCCTGGCTCACATGGAGCCCCCGCAGCCGCTCGCCCAGGATCTGCTGGACGACGTGGTCGTCAAGCTGGGCGCGCACGTGACGGAGGTCCGCATCGACGACCTGCGAGGCGACATCTACACCGGCCGCGTGTTCCTCCAGCAGGGCAAGAAGCGCCTGGAGCTGGATGCGCGCCCGGCGGACTCCATCGCCATGGCGCTGGACGGTAAGGCCCGCATCCGCGTCACGCGCAAGGTGCTCTCGCAGGCCGGCATCAACCGCGACGACATCGACTCGCTGCACGGGGACCAGGGCCCTGGCGTCGGCGGCAGCGGCCCGGTCGAGCCCGAGCTCGAGCCTGTGCCCATGGGGCATCCCCCCATCAAGAGCAAGGAGATCAGCCTCTAA
- the pyk gene encoding pyruvate kinase, whose product MHKAKIICTLGPSSDTPEVIEGLIRVGMNVARLNFSHGTHEEHRRRVNTIRKVSRKLGLPVAILQDVQGPKIRLGRFEGGQLIVKTGQTVTVTTRAVLGQGTIIPTPIRSLPKDVERGDAILLDDGRVRLRVLRVAGRDVTAKVEVGGLLKDHKGLNLPGAAISVPTITEKDAVDLAFGQEVGVDYVALSFVRTADDIKQAREHVAKLNTPLIAKIEKPQAVANLEAIAAVADGVMIARGDLGVEMPLEQLPGIQKKAVAEVNRMGGLVIVATEMLESMVGNPRPTRAEVSDVANAILDGADAVMLSGETAAGRYPIDSAATMARIVEETERGVGARLRPPRIPERRDDLSTGVAAAAVAAAEQLGIDTIVTYTERGHTARLVAEFRPRAQIIGLTPNPETVNRMALYWGVKGIQVGRLQSTDAMLKQVRRLCREDGLCKVGQPVVIVAGVPLNEPGRTNMMTIHRI is encoded by the coding sequence ATGCACAAGGCGAAAATCATCTGCACGCTGGGCCCCTCGTCGGATACGCCGGAAGTCATCGAAGGGCTCATCCGGGTGGGCATGAACGTGGCCCGTCTCAACTTCTCGCACGGGACGCACGAGGAGCATCGGCGCCGGGTGAACACGATCCGCAAGGTCTCCCGCAAGCTCGGGCTCCCCGTGGCCATCCTCCAGGACGTGCAGGGGCCGAAGATCCGCCTGGGCAGGTTCGAGGGCGGGCAGCTCATCGTGAAGACCGGGCAGACCGTCACCGTCACCACGCGCGCCGTGCTGGGCCAGGGGACGATCATCCCGACGCCGATCCGCTCGCTGCCGAAGGATGTGGAGCGGGGGGACGCCATCCTGCTGGACGACGGGCGCGTGCGCCTGCGGGTGCTGCGGGTGGCGGGCCGGGACGTCACCGCGAAGGTGGAGGTGGGCGGGCTGCTGAAGGACCACAAGGGCCTCAACCTGCCCGGGGCCGCCATCTCGGTGCCCACCATCACGGAGAAGGACGCGGTGGACCTGGCGTTCGGCCAGGAGGTCGGCGTGGACTACGTGGCCCTGTCCTTCGTGCGCACGGCGGACGACATCAAGCAGGCCCGCGAGCACGTGGCGAAGCTGAACACGCCGCTCATCGCGAAGATCGAGAAGCCGCAGGCGGTGGCGAACCTGGAGGCCATCGCGGCGGTGGCGGACGGGGTGATGATCGCCCGGGGCGATCTGGGCGTGGAGATGCCCCTGGAGCAGCTGCCAGGCATCCAGAAGAAGGCGGTGGCCGAGGTCAACCGCATGGGTGGCCTGGTCATCGTGGCCACCGAGATGCTGGAGAGCATGGTGGGCAACCCCCGCCCCACGCGCGCCGAGGTGTCCGACGTGGCCAACGCCATCCTGGACGGCGCGGACGCGGTCATGCTCTCGGGAGAGACGGCCGCGGGCCGCTACCCGATCGACTCGGCGGCCACCATGGCGCGCATCGTGGAGGAGACCGAGCGCGGCGTGGGCGCGCGCCTGCGTCCCCCGCGGATCCCCGAGCGCCGGGATGACCTGTCCACGGGCGTGGCGGCGGCGGCGGTGGCGGCGGCCGAGCAGCTCGGCATCGACACGATCGTCACCTACACCGAGCGCGGCCACACCGCGCGGCTGGTGGCGGAGTTCCGCCCCCGGGCCCAGATCATCGGCCTGACGCCCAACCCGGAGACGGTGAACCGGATGGCGCTCTACTGGGGTGTGAAGGGGATACAGGTGGGGCGGCTGCAGAGCACCGACGCGATGCTCAAGCAGGTGCGCCGGCTGTGCCGTGAAGACGGGCTGTGCAAGGTGGGTCAGCCCGTGGTGATCGTCGCGGGCGTGCCGCTCAACGAGCCCGGGCGGACGAACATGATGACCATCCACCGCATCTGA
- the carA gene encoding glutamine-hydrolyzing carbamoyl-phosphate synthase small subunit — translation MKRAVLALADGTIFEGRSFGATGEMVGEVVFNTSMFGYQEILTDPSYVGQIVTMAYPEMGNVGTTPEDEESFRPHAVGMVVRSNTEQPSNWRSKAPLDEYLKRHGVAGIQGLDTRRLVRHLRTHGAQMGVISSENHSPAALVERAKNAPGMEGLDLATGVSTKEPYTFTTPSPDVFGGPPRAAPELRFDVVAYDYGLKRSMLQFLVDEGMRVTVVPAHTPAEEVLARKPHGVFLANGPGDPAAVKGADKTVAKLLGKVPVFGICLGHQILALALGGRTYKMKFGHRGANQPVKDLTTGKVEITAQNHGFAVDDASLKGGAVVTHINLNDGTVEGLSIPDARAFSVQYHPESSPGPHDARYLFKRFARLMAE, via the coding sequence ATGAAGCGGGCGGTGCTCGCATTGGCGGATGGCACCATCTTCGAGGGGCGCTCTTTTGGCGCCACCGGAGAGATGGTTGGCGAGGTGGTCTTCAACACCTCCATGTTCGGCTACCAGGAGATCCTCACGGATCCCTCCTACGTGGGGCAGATCGTCACCATGGCCTACCCCGAGATGGGGAACGTGGGGACCACGCCCGAGGACGAGGAGTCCTTCCGCCCGCACGCGGTGGGCATGGTGGTGCGCTCCAACACGGAGCAGCCCTCCAACTGGCGCTCCAAGGCGCCGCTGGATGAGTACCTGAAGCGCCACGGCGTGGCGGGCATCCAGGGCCTGGACACCCGGCGGCTGGTGCGGCACCTGCGCACGCACGGCGCGCAGATGGGCGTCATCTCGTCGGAGAACCACTCCCCGGCGGCGCTCGTGGAGCGCGCGAAGAACGCGCCCGGCATGGAGGGCCTGGACCTGGCCACCGGCGTCTCCACCAAGGAGCCGTACACCTTCACCACGCCGTCTCCGGACGTGTTCGGCGGCCCGCCGCGCGCCGCGCCGGAGCTGCGCTTCGACGTGGTGGCCTACGACTACGGCCTCAAGCGCTCCATGCTCCAGTTCCTGGTGGACGAGGGCATGCGGGTGACGGTGGTGCCCGCCCACACCCCGGCCGAGGAGGTGCTCGCGCGCAAGCCGCACGGCGTCTTCCTGGCCAACGGCCCCGGAGATCCCGCCGCGGTGAAGGGCGCGGACAAGACGGTGGCCAAGCTGCTGGGCAAGGTGCCGGTGTTCGGCATCTGCCTGGGCCACCAGATCCTCGCGCTCGCGCTGGGTGGGCGCACCTACAAGATGAAGTTCGGCCACCGTGGCGCCAACCAACCCGTGAAGGATCTGACAACCGGGAAGGTGGAGATCACCGCGCAGAACCACGGCTTCGCCGTGGATGACGCCAGCCTCAAGGGCGGCGCCGTGGTCACCCACATCAACCTGAACGATGGCACCGTCGAGGGTTTGTCCATCCCCGACGCCCGGGCCTTCAGCGTCCAGTACCACCCTGAGTCCTCGCCCGGTCCGCACGACGCGCGCTATCTGTTCAAGCGTTTCGCCCGACTGATGGCAGAGTAG
- a CDS encoding dihydroorotase — MSGLVLFRRGRVIDPRHGIDGVRDVLVRDGKVAEVSEAPLQVSGAEVVDAQGRWVLPGFIDLHVHLREPGEEGKETILTGCRAAVAGGFTAVVAMPNTKLVNDSALVTELVLSRARAARLCHVYPAGAITKGLKGEELAEMGELVSAGCVCITDDGRPVMNASLMRRSLQYATLFDIPVMVHEEDLTLSGKGAMTEGPTATRLGLLPIPPSAEVAMVARDLVLLEETGGRLHIAHISCEGSVRMVREAKRRGLNVTAEATPHHFTLDDTAVGQYDTHAKMNPPLRLRRDVEALREALADGTIDAIATDHAPHGVLDKQVEFEKGINGVVGLETALGLTLALVHDGVLSPSKAVELLTHGPARAFGLPGGHLAVGAPADVTLVDPAAEWAVDAERFFSKSRNTPFNGRLLKGCVTQTWVGGRLVFSNGQIQEAR; from the coding sequence GTGAGCGGCCTGGTGCTCTTCCGTCGCGGTCGGGTCATCGATCCGCGCCATGGCATCGACGGTGTGCGGGACGTCCTCGTCCGGGACGGGAAGGTGGCGGAGGTGTCCGAGGCGCCGCTCCAGGTGTCCGGCGCCGAGGTGGTGGACGCCCAGGGCAGGTGGGTGCTGCCAGGCTTCATCGATCTGCACGTGCACCTGCGCGAGCCGGGCGAGGAGGGCAAGGAGACCATCCTCACCGGGTGCCGCGCGGCCGTGGCGGGCGGCTTCACCGCCGTGGTGGCCATGCCCAACACCAAGCTCGTCAACGACAGCGCGCTGGTGACGGAGCTGGTGCTCTCGCGCGCCCGGGCGGCCCGGCTCTGCCACGTCTACCCCGCGGGGGCCATCACCAAGGGCCTCAAGGGCGAGGAGCTGGCGGAGATGGGCGAGCTGGTCTCCGCCGGCTGCGTCTGCATCACCGACGACGGCCGCCCGGTGATGAACGCCTCGCTGATGCGGCGCTCGCTCCAGTACGCCACGCTCTTCGACATCCCCGTCATGGTCCACGAGGAGGACCTCACGCTCTCCGGCAAGGGCGCGATGACGGAGGGGCCCACCGCCACGCGGCTCGGGCTGCTGCCCATCCCGCCCTCGGCCGAGGTGGCCATGGTGGCGCGGGATCTGGTGCTGCTGGAGGAGACGGGCGGGCGCCTGCACATCGCCCACATCTCCTGCGAGGGCAGCGTGCGCATGGTCCGCGAGGCGAAGCGGCGCGGCCTCAACGTCACCGCCGAGGCCACCCCGCACCACTTCACGCTCGATGACACGGCGGTGGGCCAGTACGACACCCACGCCAAGATGAACCCGCCGCTGCGCCTGCGCCGCGACGTGGAGGCGCTGCGCGAGGCCCTGGCCGACGGCACGATCGACGCCATCGCCACCGACCACGCCCCGCACGGGGTGCTCGACAAGCAGGTGGAGTTCGAGAAGGGCATCAACGGCGTGGTCGGCCTGGAGACGGCGCTCGGCCTGACGCTGGCCCTGGTGCACGACGGCGTGCTCAGCCCCAGCAAGGCCGTGGAGCTGCTGACGCACGGGCCGGCGAGGGCGTTCGGCCTGCCGGGCGGCCACCTGGCGGTCGGGGCCCCAGCGGACGTCACGCTCGTCGACCCGGCGGCGGAGTGGGCGGTGGACGCGGAGCGGTTCTTCTCCAAGAGCCGGAATACCCCCTTCAATGGCCGTCTGCTCAAGGGCTGCGTCACGCAGACGTGGGTGGGCGGGCGGCTCGTGTTCTCGAACGGTCAGATCCAGGAGGCCCGGTGA
- a CDS encoding aspartate carbamoyltransferase catalytic subunit, whose protein sequence is MRHLLGIDGWRREEIETLLDRAEAHLPGGSASTPVLQGKVVANLFFEDSTRTRTSFEMAAKTLGAQVLNWTAQGSSVSKGETLLDTVRNIEATGPVALVIRHRSSGAPHLVARHVRCAVINAGDGTHEHPSQALLDAFTLRRHWGPLDGRTVLIVGDILHSRVARSNILCLRALGARVVVCGPPTLLPVGLKELGAEVTTKLDAALPHADAVMCLRLQLERQTESFFPSTREFARLFGLTAARAEKMKPDALVMHPGPINRGVELAPAVADGARSVILEQVANGVAVRRAILEVCS, encoded by the coding sequence ATGCGACACCTGCTCGGAATCGACGGCTGGCGGCGAGAGGAGATCGAGACGTTGCTCGATCGGGCCGAGGCCCACCTTCCAGGGGGCTCGGCCAGCACCCCGGTGCTCCAGGGGAAGGTGGTGGCCAACCTCTTCTTCGAGGACTCCACCCGCACCCGCACCTCCTTCGAGATGGCCGCCAAGACGCTGGGCGCCCAGGTGCTCAACTGGACGGCGCAGGGCTCCTCGGTGTCCAAGGGGGAGACGCTGCTGGACACGGTGCGCAACATCGAGGCCACGGGCCCGGTGGCGCTCGTCATCCGTCACCGCTCCTCGGGCGCGCCCCACCTGGTGGCGCGGCACGTGCGCTGCGCCGTCATCAACGCCGGGGATGGCACCCACGAGCACCCCTCGCAGGCCCTGCTGGACGCCTTCACGCTGCGGCGGCACTGGGGGCCGCTGGACGGGCGCACGGTGCTCATCGTCGGAGACATCCTCCACAGCCGCGTGGCGCGCTCGAACATCCTGTGCCTGAGGGCGCTCGGGGCCCGGGTGGTGGTGTGCGGCCCGCCCACGCTGCTGCCCGTGGGCCTGAAGGAGCTGGGCGCGGAGGTGACGACGAAGCTGGACGCGGCGCTGCCCCACGCGGACGCGGTGATGTGCCTGCGGCTCCAGCTCGAGCGCCAGACGGAGTCCTTCTTCCCCTCCACGCGCGAGTTCGCCCGCCTCTTCGGCCTCACCGCCGCGCGCGCCGAGAAGATGAAGCCCGACGCGCTCGTCATGCACCCCGGGCCCATCAACCGCGGCGTGGAGCTGGCTCCGGCGGTGGCGGACGGGGCGCGCAGCGTCATCCTGGAGCAGGTGGCCAACGGGGTCGCCGTGCGCCGGGCCATCCTGGAGGTGTGCTCGTGA